The following coding sequences are from one Apus apus isolate bApuApu2 chromosome 10, bApuApu2.pri.cur, whole genome shotgun sequence window:
- the SYNM gene encoding synemin, with protein MWRRWEAGWDEKRELQELNSRLRVFVSRVRELEEENRFLARELAELREQELIGLRVPEQELAWLRMQLEELSRAKLEAELERDGLRRELEQLQVLGAEVLAMRRRLEPELAGQRQLLERLRGECVALEELLLQLQAEHGQLAERQRREAVEMRQLRLDLAALPPPLAGLSLEELEETYEVLLSQSCHETLLRYQEQIQMLQEQEAQRNRENLELLREESRQCRQHLEDLHRQGRELCGLRERLEQELLALQDRHGAELEEYQRIIDALEEEKQFLTMSITDYLKDYQELLQVKAGLILEIETYRALLEGESNQWIITWRDQHRGKLPQDIINTSYNYTDIYSTYQERNRNKTSPAVRITDTRHRMPVTNISSSARYSAQSTQAGSQTTGSGRAFGRDVLGSTYRPSTTFTKDERIVTDHKELRTFTPAYSSWKNTEMQQKTIPERKKTEVTTSSTVSVSKESTHVEKSDKDQKPDTKPGVSETTRTKPNFTRFPTYEFHTNLKPYKYEETITETRTTLKEKGGDSKTTEERKSLLKEKDKLEKQTKEEKEKTDEKPSREERSVDFGRKTEQRKYIYEEVVNQKLSDSNKASQSNKDSRLHSVKTSTGREAGDHVAKPAEIHQVSVSEDSSLKHEERISDFNNKMGALSTEDIAENIVADILKSFTQPSSSQVSTDTKVTYFNKKEQPDDGKMKTEITVQSQVQENIDISGEADVGGLSNQNVREVVREGVEGTPSKEEIEGIVHHGLKGNEGRKNISVNVEIVEEPLDYATDERTDFSTPFEVEEVEDTFPERERRYGEEEEEHTTFTYEDVKKKKQRHESFTRVEEVTEEDDSPIEQKYFVSVPDEHPIINEKDDDSVYGQIHIEEESTIKYSWQDEFLQGTQSKRDEGVSSPEETYRVVGEEASAHILKESPEAETSHVESTIIEKEIKIPHEFQTSIKGLLSKETKDPKHRLKEALEQLEGSLPESVKDELFALTKENQADSSSLEFDIKKVDQAEDGGSVTIVAEVNLSQTLNTDEFDAAQLGEVIASEKATLKKDGSKTVVDGRRNVDVSSRSDKYIAVADQEIYNSSTVRRSGGAGYHTTEEVIYDGSVLETADFREVSRSAQSTDETKSMRHVKVDPAEVQRFEQIVYKGPGSETVELSATEDLVQTEGSSEFSRSVKHFKLGPKEIQTTEEVIYSGPITTTIEEIDSGSLSQKSSTDFNRSTRHVTVGSRQVTEEVSFEGPVSDSLELNSSGNLSQTEGSVDVSRSVRHFRLGPKEFHTEQVIFEGPISGKVEVSDSRDFSQAQSSVRHIQLGPQEFMTAEKIIFQGPVSEHTEISELEDGTLSEGSIKRFRIGQVGVNTTEQIIYHGSLSETPELMNIEGHLSENEGSSDIRSFRHVKISPGETHTEQIIFTSPVSQTLEDLSQMEESSESSRSVKHIKVGSKEASFSFQMDVSNMGGISTIKSGEQQATMLVSNQQDPSVSQIVVESDQIGGNKHQTGYVLSSFSQDHGENVVEKSFFDKTVQLQSMVDQSSVVSDEKKVAFLYLDREEEDDDDNDGQWF; from the exons ATGTGGCGGCGCTGGGAAGCGGGATGGGACGAgaagagggagctgcaggagctcaaCTCCCGGCTGCGGGTCTTCGTGTCCCGCGTGCGGGAGTTGGAGGAGGAGAACCGCTTTCTGGCGCGGGAGTTGGCGGAGCTGCGGGAGCAGGAGCTGATCGGGCTGCGGGTGCCCGAGCAGGAGCTGGCTTGGCTGCggatgcagctggaggagctgagccGGGCGAAGCTGGAAGCGGAGCTGGAGCGGGACGGGCTGCGgcgggagctggagcagctgcaggtgctgggggcCGAGGTGCTGGCGATGCGGCGGCGGCTGGAGCCCGAGCTGGCCGGGCAGcggcagctgctggagaggctgcGGGGCGAGTGCGTggccctggaggagctgctgctgcagctgcaggccGAGCACGGGCAGCTGGCGGagcggcagcggcgggaggcGGTGGAGATGCGGCAGCTGCGGCTGGACCTGGCCGCCTTGCCGCCCCCCTTGGCCGGGCtgagcctggaggagctggaggagacctACGAGGTGCTGCTGAGCCAGAGCTGCCACGAGACCCTGCTGCGCTACCAGGAGCAGATCcagatgctgcaggagcaggaggcgCAGCGGAACCGGGAGAACCTGGAGCTCCTGCGGGAGGAGAGCCGGCAGTGCCGCCAGCACCTGGAGGACCTGCACCGGCAGGGCCGGGAGCTGTGCGGGCTCCGGGAgcggctggagcaggagctgctggccctgcaggaCCGCCACGGCGCCGAGCTGGAGGAGTACCAG AGGATAATCGATGCcctagaagaagaaaagcagttccTCACCATGTCAATCACAGATTACCTGAAGGATTATCAAGAACTGCTGCAGGTGAAAGCAGGCCTCATCCTTGAAATAGAAACCTACAG AGCTCTGTTAGAAGGGGAGAGCAACCAGTGGATTATTACATGGAGAGATCAGCATAGAGGGAAATTGCCTCaag ATATTATAAACACTTCATATAACTACACTGATATTTACTCTACTTAtcaagaaagaaatagaaataaaacatcaCCAGCTGTCAGGATCACTGACACAAGACACCGAATGCCCGTGACAAATATTAGCAGTTCTGCACGTTACTCAGCCCAGTCAACACAGGCTGGATCACAGACCACAGGTAGTGGAAGAGCTTTTGGAAGGGATGTACTTGGTTCGACATATCGCCCTTCAACAACTTTCACAAAGGATGAAAGGATTGTCACAGACCACAAAGAATTAAGAACATTTACTCCAGCCTACAGTAGctggaaaaacactgaaatgcagcaaaagacaattccagaaagaaagaaaacagaagttacaACTTCATCCACAGTATCTGTTTCAAAAGAATCAACACATGTTGAAAAATCAGACAAGGACCAGAAGCCTGACACAAAGCCAGGGGTTTCTGAAAccacaagaacaaaaccaaacttcaCTAGATTTCCTACTTATGAGTTCCATACCAATCTAAAACCATATAAATATGAAGAAACCATAACTGAGACTCGGACCacactaaaagaaaaaggaggagacagcaaaacaactgaagagagaaaatctctgctgaaagaaaaagataagctagagaaacaaacaaaggaggagaaagagaaaactgatgAGAAACCTTCTAGAGAAGAAAGAAGTGTTGATTTTGGAAGGAAGACTGAGCAGAGAAAATACATCTACGAGGAAGTCGTTAACCAGAAGTTGTCTGATTCCAACAAAGCATCTCAGAGTAATAAAGACTCAAGGTTACACAGTGTTAAAACTTCCACAGGAAGGGAAGCAGGTGACCATGTAGCTAAGCCTGCTGAAATTCACCAAGTGAGCGTTTCAGAAGACTCCAGCCTGAAACACGAAGAGCGAATTAGTGactttaataataaaatggGAGCTCTGTCAACTGAAGATATAGCAGAGAATATTGTTGCTGACATTCTTAAAAGTTTTACGCAGCCTTCTAGTTCACAAGTATCAACAGACACGAAAGTGACCtattttaataagaaagaaCAACCAGATGATGGGAAAATGAAGACTGAGATTACAGTGCAATCTCAAGTTCAAGAAAACATAGATATTTCTGGTGAAGCTGATGTGGGAGGTCTGTCAAACCAGAATGTAAGAGAAGTGGTTCGAGAGGGTGTTGAAGGAACTCCTTCCAAAGAGGAGATAGAAGGTATAGTGCATCATGGCCTGAAAGGAAATGAGGGCAGAAAGAACATCTCTGTTAATGTTGAGATTGTAGAGGAGCCACTAGATTATGCCACTGATGAAAGGACTGATTTTTCAACACCTTTTGAAGTAGAGGAAGTGGAAGATACGTTCCCTGAGAGAGAGAGGCGTtatggtgaggaggaggaggagcacaCAACGTTCACCTATGAAGatgtaaaaaagaagaaacaacgTCATGAGAGTTTCACTCGTGTGGAAGAAGTCACTGAGGAAGATGATTCACCTattgaacaaaaatattttgtatctgTTCCTGATGAGCATCCTATTATTAATGAGAAAGACGATGACTCAGTGTATGGGCAAATTCATATAGAGGAAGAATCCACTATTAAATATTCTTGGCAAGATGAATTTTTGCAAGGCACACAAAGTAAGAGAGATGAAGGTGTAAGCTCTCCAGAAGAAACCTATCGAGTGGTAGGGGAGGAAGCCAGTgcccatattttaaaagagtCTCCAGAAGCTGAAACATCCCATGTTGAATCCACTattattgaaaaagaaattaagattcCCCACGAATTTCAGACTTCAATAAAAGGGCTTTtatcaaaggaaacaaaggaCCCTAAACATCGACTGAAGGAAGCTTTGGAGCAGTTGGAGGGCAGTCTCCCAGAAAGTGTGAAAGATGAGCTGTTTGcattaacaaaagaaaatcaagcTGACTCTAGTAGCTTAGAATTTGATATAAAAAAAGTTGATCAAGCAGAGGATGGTGGCTCAGTGACAATTGTTGCTGAAGTCAATTTGTCACAGACCCTTAATACTGATGAATTTGATGCAGCTCAGCTTGGTGAAGTAATTGCAAGCGAGAAGGCAACGTTGAAAAAAGATGGCTCGAAGACAGTTGTTGATGGTAGAAGGAATGTAGATGTTTCTTCCCGCAGTGATAAATACATTGCTGTGGCTGATCAAGAAATCTATAACTCATCCACAGTGAGGAGGAGTGGTGGTGCAGGGTATCATACCACTGAAGAAGTTATTTATGATGGTTCAGTTTTGGAAACTGCAGATTTCAGAGAAGTTTCTCGCTCAGCGCAATCAACTGATGAGACCAAATCCATGAGGCATGTAAAGGTTGATCCAGCAGAAGTTCAGAGGTTTGAGCAGATTGTCTACAAAGGGCCTGGTTCTGAAACAGTGGAGCTCAGTGCTACAGAAGATCTTGTTCAAACAGAAGGATCATCAGAGTTTAGCCGATCTGTGAAGCATTTTAAACTGGGTCCTAAAGAAATCCAAACCACAGAAGAAGTAATTTATTCAGGCCCTATTACTACAACCATAGAAGAGATTGATTCTGGAAGTCTTTCCCAGAAGTCTTCAACAGACTTCAACAGGTCCACAAGACATGTCACAGTAGGATCAAGACAGGTAACTGAAGAAGTCTCTTTTGAAGGACCTGTTTCAGACTCTCTGGAGCTCAATAGCTCAGGCAATCTATCTCAGACAGAAGGGTCTGTGGATGTCAGCAGATCAGTAAGGCACTTCAGATTAGGTCCAAAAGAATTTCACACTGAGCAAGTTATCTTTGAAGGACCAATCTCTGGTAAAGTGGAGGTCAGTGACTCTAGAGACTTCTCACAGGCACAAAGTTCAGTCAGACACATTCAGTTGGGTCCCCAAGAGTTTATGACAGCTGAAAAGATCATCTTTCAGGGACCTGTCTCTGAGCACACAGAAATCAGTGAACTGGAAGATGGGACTCTTTCAGAAGGCTCCATAAAGCGCTTTAGAATAGGTCAAGTGGGAGTTAATACCACTGAACAAATCATATATCATGGCTCCCTTTCTGAAACTCCAGAGCTCATGAACATAGAAGGACATCTTTCAGAGAATGAAGGAAGCTCAGACATCAGGTCTTTCAGGCATGTTAAAATAAGTCCTGGAGAAACTCATACTGAGCAAATAATCTTTACAAGCCCTGTTTCTCAAACACTGGAAGATCTTTCACAGATGGAAGAATCATCTGAGAGCAGTAGGTCTGTAAAGCACATTAAAGTAGGATCCAAAGAAGCATCTTTTAGTTTTCAAATGGATGTTTCCAATATGGGTGGAATATCCACAATAAAAAGTGGAGAACAGCAAGCAACAATGCTCGTGTCCAATCAGCAAGACCCTTCTGTTAGTCAGATTGTAGTTGAAAGTGACCAGATTGGAGGAAACAAACATCAAACAGGCTACGTTCTCTCCAGTTTTTCTCAAGATCATGGTGAAAATGTAGtggaaaaatccttttttgATAAAACTGTACAGTTGCAAAGTATGGTAGACCAAAGTTCAGTTGTTTCTGATGAAAAGAAAGTTGCTTTTCTCTATCTGGACCGtgaggaggaagatgatgatgataatgatGGACAGTGGTTCTGA